In Thermospira aquatica, the following proteins share a genomic window:
- the rpoB gene encoding DNA-directed RNA polymerase subunit beta → MPIKPQRVSFSRKKEWIDLPDLLEIQLKAYEDFLQAGVEPEKREKKGLELVFRTFFPIELSSQGRKGGDPDIVIDYVRYDLESPRYTESECFDKNLSYAVPLKAVFRVINRKTGEIKEKDIYIGDFPLMTPRGTFIINGAERVVINQIYKSPGVLFAYKNKEYSSKIVPEKGAWLEFILDKRKDLMYVRVDARRKILVSVFLRALGMSTQEIVSAFFKTRKLDLTKVEKSEAITKLVGKYLAEDVVDSENNVILGAVEKLTPNYVNLLYQKGIQFISVIDPRSALENRPFLLTLEKDDTKDNYQKAIKKVYSVLHPGEAASLEAIVKELQNMLFHRKFYDLGEVGRYKMVLKLYPELSPEEKQALVEQRTLSFEDIIRTLQHLLKVAAQKEPLDDVDHLGNRRVRNVNELLVNQLIQAFTKVERAIHEKFLSRDNEDISPQSLIAIKPIVSAINDFFGMSQLSQFMDQTNPLSELTHKRRLSALGPGGLSRDRAGFEVRDVHNTHYGRVCPIETPEGPNIGLIASLSTYARVNAYGFIETPYVVVKDGKITGEVHYLSATEEEVFYIAQANTKLTDSLMIQEEVVEARYKGEFMLVEREKIQYMDISPKQILSVSAALIPFIEHDDANRALMGSNMQRQAVPLLNMSRPIVGTGMEYYVARDSRAIVMSTVDGTVKKVDSTKIIVEDNQGNKHEYPLLKFRRTNQDTTYNQKPVVNAGDKVKVGDLLADGFATKDGELALGKNVVVAFMPWNGYNYEDAVLISERLLKDDEFSSIYMTVLECKAVETKLGSESITIEIPNVGEDALRNLDENGIVRVGAYVKPGDILVGKVTPKNEPNETPEFRLLHAIFGEKAKDVKDTSLRVPNGESGVVVDVKVFSAENKDDLAPGVLKMVKVYLAKKRKIKPGDKVAGRHGNKGVISRVLPEEDMPFLPDGTPVDVVLNPLGVPSRMNIGQLFETILGLAGLKLHKYYECGVFEGASLEDIEREIEEANAKIREDLYRERKQYGETDEEIERYFDQVKLPKSGKFMLRNGLTGEYFENPVFVGVMYMLKLHHMVDDKIHARSVGPYALVTQQPLRGKANFGGQRLGEMEVWALEAYGAANLLQEMLTIKSDDTEGRVKAYEGIIKAKYLNYMGVPESFNVLVQELKGLALDVRVYDQKGQRVYLNEREREINDATKFHLV, encoded by the coding sequence ATGCCGATAAAGCCACAGAGGGTGAGTTTTTCCAGAAAAAAAGAGTGGATTGATCTTCCTGATTTGCTGGAGATTCAACTCAAGGCCTATGAGGATTTCTTACAGGCCGGAGTCGAGCCTGAAAAGCGAGAAAAGAAGGGTTTGGAGTTAGTTTTTCGGACATTTTTCCCAATCGAGTTATCTTCCCAGGGACGGAAAGGTGGTGATCCGGATATTGTTATTGATTATGTGCGATATGATCTTGAGTCTCCTCGTTACACTGAAAGTGAATGTTTTGACAAAAACCTTTCGTATGCGGTTCCGCTCAAGGCTGTTTTCCGGGTGATTAATCGGAAAACGGGAGAGATTAAAGAAAAGGATATTTATATTGGTGATTTTCCTCTGATGACACCTCGAGGGACTTTTATCATCAATGGTGCTGAAAGGGTTGTTATCAATCAGATCTATAAGTCTCCAGGTGTTCTTTTTGCATACAAAAACAAGGAATACTCTTCAAAGATCGTTCCAGAAAAGGGTGCATGGCTTGAGTTTATTCTTGATAAACGTAAAGATCTCATGTATGTTCGTGTTGACGCGAGGAGAAAGATTCTTGTCTCTGTTTTTCTGCGTGCTCTCGGGATGTCTACCCAGGAGATTGTCAGCGCCTTTTTTAAGACTCGAAAACTGGATCTGACCAAGGTTGAGAAAAGTGAAGCTATTACCAAACTGGTTGGAAAGTATCTTGCTGAAGATGTTGTTGACAGTGAAAACAATGTGATTCTTGGGGCTGTGGAAAAGTTAACACCGAACTATGTGAACCTTCTGTACCAAAAAGGTATCCAGTTTATCTCGGTGATTGATCCACGATCAGCTCTTGAGAATCGACCTTTTCTTCTCACTCTGGAAAAGGATGACACCAAGGATAACTACCAGAAGGCTATCAAAAAGGTTTACTCCGTGCTTCACCCTGGAGAAGCAGCTTCTCTGGAAGCTATTGTGAAAGAATTGCAGAACATGCTTTTCCATCGTAAGTTTTATGATCTGGGTGAGGTTGGGCGATATAAAATGGTGCTCAAGTTGTACCCGGAACTCTCTCCTGAAGAGAAACAGGCTCTGGTGGAACAGCGAACCCTTTCTTTTGAGGATATTATCAGAACTCTCCAGCATCTATTAAAGGTTGCTGCTCAGAAGGAACCGCTCGATGATGTTGATCATCTTGGCAATCGTCGTGTGCGAAATGTAAATGAATTGCTGGTAAATCAGTTGATCCAGGCTTTTACGAAAGTGGAAAGGGCCATCCATGAAAAGTTTCTCAGTCGTGATAATGAGGATATCTCTCCTCAGAGTCTTATTGCTATCAAGCCAATTGTTTCAGCGATAAACGATTTCTTTGGGATGAGTCAGCTCTCACAGTTTATGGATCAAACGAATCCTCTGTCTGAATTGACACACAAGCGACGTCTCTCTGCGCTTGGACCCGGGGGACTGTCTCGTGATCGTGCAGGATTTGAGGTACGTGACGTCCACAACACGCATTATGGTCGAGTGTGTCCTATTGAGACTCCTGAAGGTCCAAATATTGGTCTTATCGCCTCTCTTTCTACGTACGCGCGAGTGAATGCGTATGGTTTTATTGAGACTCCTTATGTGGTGGTGAAGGATGGAAAGATTACGGGAGAGGTTCATTATCTCTCGGCAACAGAAGAAGAGGTTTTCTATATTGCTCAGGCGAACACCAAACTTACAGATTCTCTGATGATTCAGGAAGAGGTGGTGGAAGCCCGTTATAAGGGAGAATTTATGTTAGTGGAGAGAGAAAAGATCCAGTACATGGATATTTCTCCCAAGCAGATTCTCTCTGTGTCGGCAGCTTTGATTCCGTTTATTGAACATGATGATGCTAACCGTGCTCTCATGGGATCGAACATGCAGCGTCAGGCTGTTCCTCTTTTGAACATGAGCAGGCCAATTGTGGGGACGGGTATGGAGTACTATGTGGCCCGTGATTCACGAGCTATTGTGATGAGTACGGTAGATGGTACTGTCAAAAAGGTGGACTCCACCAAGATCATAGTGGAGGACAACCAGGGGAATAAGCATGAGTATCCCTTGCTCAAATTCCGCAGGACTAACCAGGATACTACCTACAACCAAAAACCCGTTGTGAATGCCGGGGATAAGGTGAAGGTGGGCGATCTTCTGGCTGATGGTTTTGCGACAAAGGATGGCGAGCTGGCTTTAGGAAAAAATGTTGTTGTGGCCTTTATGCCATGGAATGGCTACAACTATGAGGATGCTGTGCTTATCAGTGAAAGGCTTCTCAAAGATGATGAGTTTTCTTCGATTTATATGACGGTTCTCGAGTGTAAGGCCGTAGAAACAAAGCTTGGGAGTGAATCGATCACTATCGAGATTCCGAATGTGGGTGAGGATGCTTTGCGAAACCTTGATGAGAATGGTATTGTCCGTGTTGGGGCGTATGTGAAGCCCGGTGATATTCTTGTGGGTAAAGTAACTCCCAAGAATGAGCCGAATGAGACGCCGGAATTTCGATTGCTTCATGCTATCTTTGGAGAGAAGGCCAAGGATGTGAAGGATACTTCTCTTCGTGTGCCGAATGGTGAGAGTGGGGTTGTGGTCGATGTTAAGGTTTTCTCCGCGGAGAACAAGGATGATCTTGCTCCCGGTGTTCTCAAGATGGTGAAGGTTTATCTCGCGAAAAAGCGAAAGATTAAACCCGGTGATAAGGTGGCAGGTCGTCACGGTAACAAAGGTGTGATTTCTCGGGTACTGCCGGAAGAGGATATGCCTTTCCTGCCTGATGGAACGCCCGTAGATGTGGTATTGAACCCACTTGGTGTGCCGAGCCGTATGAATATTGGACAGCTGTTTGAGACCATTTTAGGGCTTGCTGGTTTGAAGCTTCACAAGTATTATGAATGTGGAGTGTTCGAAGGAGCTTCTCTGGAAGACATTGAACGCGAGATTGAAGAGGCGAATGCTAAAATTCGAGAGGATCTGTACAGAGAACGCAAACAGTATGGTGAAACAGATGAAGAGATAGAGCGATACTTTGACCAAGTGAAGCTTCCTAAGTCAGGGAAATTTATGCTCCGTAATGGGCTTACCGGGGAATATTTTGAGAACCCTGTGTTTGTTGGTGTGATGTACATGCTTAAACTTCATCACATGGTGGACGACAAGATCCATGCTCGTTCTGTTGGACCGTATGCGTTGGTGACCCAGCAACCACTTCGTGGAAAGGCAAATTTTGGTGGTCAGCGTCTCGGAGAAATGGAGGTCTGGGCATTGGAGGCGTATGGTGCTGCCAATCTCCTTCAGGAAATGTTGACAATCAAGTCTGATGATACTGAAGGGCGTGTGAAGGCGTATGAGGGTATTATCAAGGCTAAGTACTTGAATTATATGGGAGTCCCTGAGTCGTTTAATGTGCTTGTGCAGGAATTAAAGGGATTGGCACTGGATGTGCGTGTGTATGACCAGAAAGGACAGCGTGTCTATCTGAATGAGCGTGAGCGAGAAATTAATGATGCAACGAAATTCCACCTTGTATAA
- the rplL gene encoding 50S ribosomal protein L7/L12 codes for MSDKINQVIDLISNMTVLELNELRKAIEEKFDVKAAAPVAFAGPMPAAGGAAAAAAEEPSTVSIFIKDPGAKKIEVIKVVRELTGLGLKEAKDLVESGGKTAVKENVEKAEGDKIKAALEAAGAVVEVK; via the coding sequence ATGTCAGACAAGATTAATCAGGTGATTGATTTGATTTCTAATATGACGGTTTTGGAACTCAATGAGCTTCGCAAGGCTATTGAAGAAAAGTTTGATGTAAAGGCTGCTGCTCCTGTGGCTTTTGCTGGTCCTATGCCTGCTGCCGGTGGTGCTGCTGCAGCTGCTGCTGAAGAGCCTTCCACAGTTTCTATTTTCATTAAGGATCCAGGTGCGAAGAAGATTGAGGTTATCAAGGTAGTTCGTGAACTTACTGGTCTTGGTTTGAAGGAAGCTAAGGATCTCGTTGAGAGTGGCGGTAAGACAGCTGTGAAAGAGAATGTTGAAAAGGCTGAGGGCGACAAGATCAAAGCTGCTCTGGAAGCTGCCGGTGCTGTGGTTGAGGTTAAGTAA
- the rplJ gene encoding 50S ribosomal protein L10 yields the protein MPKQWKVDLVQNMIQELANMDGLVVLNFSGVTVKEMEEFRRQIEKGGGKVKVMKNRLLQKVLEARNITTMKNYLKGMSFVVYSDNDILSVLKIVTDAIKNNEKLALKTGYLDGQVMDAKSVIEMSKIPSRKELLAMIAGGISGVVGSFAGALNSILTTFVGTIEALEKKQEGK from the coding sequence ATGCCAAAACAGTGGAAAGTCGATCTGGTTCAGAACATGATTCAGGAATTGGCCAATATGGATGGTCTTGTGGTTCTCAACTTCTCTGGTGTTACGGTCAAGGAGATGGAAGAGTTTCGTCGACAGATTGAGAAAGGCGGCGGTAAGGTAAAAGTGATGAAAAACCGCCTTCTCCAGAAGGTACTTGAGGCTCGAAATATTACCACAATGAAGAACTATCTCAAAGGGATGTCTTTTGTGGTATATTCGGATAACGATATCCTCTCTGTTTTGAAGATTGTTACCGATGCCATCAAGAATAACGAAAAATTGGCGCTCAAAACAGGTTACCTTGATGGTCAGGTAATGGATGCAAAGAGTGTTATCGAGATGTCCAAGATACCTTCAAGAAAGGAACTCCTGGCGATGATTGCTGGTGGTATAAGTGGTGTTGTGGGAAGTTTCGCGGGCGCTTTGAATTCTATTTTGACAACCTTTGTTGGCACTATTGAGGCTCTCGAGAAAAAACAAGAAGGAAAATAA
- the rplA gene encoding 50S ribosomal protein L1 → MKVLKKGGILYKGFKRYLSLVEKYDLAKLYSLEEACAIVKELATAKFDEPIRVSYHLNIKQKHNIRDVLVMPHSIGKQVRVLVFATGEKATEAQKAGADYVGAEDLVEKIAGGWMDFDAVLATPDMMKILGKIAPILGRAKMMPNPKTGTVTLDIAQGVKEFKAGKVEIRADKTGNVHVVVGRKSLDTEKLIENVKAVHHVIMKNKPNDLKGDYIATMALSPTMGPSVKVDHKKIS, encoded by the coding sequence ATGAAGGTTTTAAAGAAAGGCGGAATTCTCTATAAGGGTTTTAAACGATATTTGTCTCTTGTGGAGAAGTATGATCTTGCCAAGCTTTATTCTCTTGAAGAAGCTTGTGCGATTGTGAAGGAGCTGGCAACTGCCAAGTTTGATGAGCCCATTCGTGTAAGTTATCACCTCAATATTAAACAGAAGCACAATATACGCGACGTTCTGGTGATGCCCCATTCTATCGGGAAACAGGTTCGCGTTTTGGTTTTTGCTACAGGTGAGAAAGCGACTGAAGCTCAAAAGGCTGGTGCTGATTATGTTGGTGCTGAGGATCTTGTTGAAAAGATTGCAGGTGGTTGGATGGATTTTGATGCTGTGCTTGCAACCCCTGATATGATGAAGATTCTTGGTAAGATTGCTCCCATTCTTGGACGAGCGAAGATGATGCCTAACCCCAAGACAGGAACGGTTACACTGGATATTGCCCAGGGTGTCAAGGAGTTTAAGGCTGGTAAGGTTGAGATTCGTGCTGACAAGACAGGGAATGTGCATGTTGTCGTGGGAAGAAAATCTCTTGATACAGAGAAGCTTATTGAAAATGTGAAGGCTGTTCATCATGTTATTATGAAGAACAAGCCAAACGATCTCAAGGGTGATTATATTGCTACCATGGCGCTTTCTCCGACAATGGGGCCATCTGTCAAGGTTGACCACAAGAAAATCTCCTAA
- the rplK gene encoding 50S ribosomal protein L11: MAAPKKKKIKAVVKLQLPAGQANPAPPVGTALGPQGVPLMEFCKQFNEATKDKAGFVIPVVVEVYEDRTFSFITKTPPASNLIKKELGIESGSGAPNKQKVGKLTKAQLQKIAEIKMPDLNAKSIEAAMKIIAGTARNMGVEVEE, encoded by the coding sequence ATGGCTGCACCAAAGAAGAAAAAAATCAAAGCGGTGGTAAAGTTGCAGCTTCCTGCGGGTCAGGCAAATCCTGCTCCTCCGGTAGGTACCGCTCTTGGTCCTCAAGGCGTGCCTCTGATGGAGTTTTGTAAGCAGTTCAATGAGGCGACAAAGGACAAGGCAGGATTTGTGATACCGGTTGTTGTTGAGGTGTATGAGGATCGTACGTTCTCGTTTATCACCAAAACGCCTCCGGCTTCAAACCTGATCAAAAAGGAGCTTGGTATCGAAAGTGGTTCTGGAGCTCCAAACAAGCAAAAAGTGGGGAAACTCACAAAAGCCCAGCTTCAGAAGATCGCTGAGATCAAAATGCCCGACCTGAATGCAAAGAGCATTGAGGCTGCCATGAAGATTATTGCGGGAACTGCGCGTAATATGGGCGTTGAGGTGGAGGAATAG
- the nusG gene encoding transcription termination/antitermination protein NusG, which translates to MARGWYVIQVNTGFEKKVYRDLEAKKNQDVLRNVLLNVKLPEEDYVVERKGKKIEKKRLLYPGYILVELDIPEDEVEWKEVYTAIRSINGVNMFLSSGGGNKRPKPLSYDEVKQIFEQTGEIKSLSGKLESVYSVGDRVKVMEGAFAGFEGEVLEVINDKNMLAVSVEIFGRLVRLELEYTQVQKIG; encoded by the coding sequence ATGGCTCGCGGTTGGTATGTAATTCAAGTGAATACAGGCTTTGAGAAAAAGGTCTACAGGGATCTTGAGGCGAAGAAGAATCAAGATGTTCTTCGCAATGTTTTGTTGAACGTAAAGTTGCCTGAAGAGGACTATGTTGTAGAGCGAAAGGGTAAAAAGATAGAGAAGAAGCGTCTTCTTTATCCAGGGTATATCTTGGTAGAGCTTGATATTCCTGAAGATGAGGTTGAATGGAAAGAGGTTTACACGGCTATACGCAGTATCAATGGTGTAAACATGTTTCTCTCCTCTGGGGGTGGAAATAAACGCCCGAAACCTCTCTCGTATGATGAGGTGAAGCAGATTTTTGAACAAACGGGAGAGATCAAGTCCCTTTCTGGTAAACTTGAAAGTGTGTACTCGGTCGGGGATAGGGTGAAGGTGATGGAGGGTGCCTTTGCTGGATTTGAAGGCGAGGTTCTCGAAGTCATCAATGATAAAAATATGTTAGCTGTCTCGGTCGAAATATTTGGGCGACTTGTTCGCCTGGAACTGGAGTATACCCAGGTCCAAAAAATTGGTTAA
- the secE gene encoding preprotein translocase subunit SecE gives MTTALMSWIIIGITALVAIVVLIVNRNFVKEAREELRKVTWPTKEFAIQGAWVTVVFIVVLAAFLSLIDWGVNTLIMLSVK, from the coding sequence ATGACGACGGCTTTGATGAGTTGGATTATTATTGGAATAACGGCACTGGTGGCTATTGTTGTTTTGATAGTTAATCGGAATTTTGTGAAGGAAGCTCGTGAGGAATTGCGTAAAGTAACGTGGCCTACCAAAGAGTTTGCAATCCAGGGTGCCTGGGTAACTGTGGTTTTTATTGTTGTTCTGGCAGCCTTTTTGTCTTTGATTGACTGGGGTGTGAATACTCTTATTATGTTGTCGGTGAAGTAG
- the rpmG gene encoding 50S ribosomal protein L33 — protein sequence MAEIVTLECEACGERNYSTTKTKTMMQQRVKLHLKKYCPRCRKHVAHKEVK from the coding sequence ATGGCTGAGATTGTCACCCTGGAATGTGAAGCGTGTGGAGAGAGAAACTACTCCACAACCAAGACCAAGACAATGATGCAGCAGCGTGTGAAATTGCACCTTAAAAAGTATTGTCCTCGCTGCCGCAAGCATGTGGCGCACAAAGAGGTGAAATAG
- a CDS encoding PAS domain S-box protein: protein MNASLLLVEDEVVIAMSEKKEGYTVTHVTTGEDAIRLVAKENQDFDIILMDVDLGRGIDGIQAAQQILQVRDIPIIFLSSHGEPEVVEKAEKITSYGYILKSSSPVVLDVSINMALRLFQEKMEHRRAEEKLKESEERFRSLAEASMGGIGIHGRGVILECNEALCRMTGYSKEELIGMNGLLLIAEESREDVMQKILSGYEKPYEAVGLRRDGTKYPLLIQGRNVYYKGKLVRSTEFRDLSDIKQAEEALKKKIAEEEVLLREAFHRIKNHITNVVSLLSLQANATENPEAKQFLQESIGRVESIRVLYENLLTKGSYQTVSLKAYIEEVIRLVCDIFDEKRRIRLSLDIADVTIAAKKAVFLGIVMNELLTNAYKYAFRGRDSGEIAVSIHEHDGKVSMVVRDNGVGMEERMDASSQGLGIMLVTMLVTEQLGGKYERKEDNGTVWEIEFVLEG from the coding sequence ATGAACGCTTCTCTTTTGTTAGTAGAAGACGAAGTCGTTATCGCGATGTCAGAAAAAAAAGAGGGGTATACCGTTACCCATGTCACAACAGGGGAGGACGCCATCCGTCTCGTTGCTAAGGAAAATCAAGATTTTGATATCATCCTCATGGATGTTGATTTGGGCAGGGGGATAGATGGTATACAAGCAGCCCAGCAGATTTTGCAGGTGAGAGATATTCCTATTATTTTTCTTTCCTCTCATGGAGAGCCCGAGGTGGTGGAAAAAGCGGAGAAAATTACTTCGTATGGGTATATACTGAAAAGCTCTTCTCCAGTTGTCTTGGATGTTTCTATCAATATGGCTTTGAGGCTTTTTCAGGAAAAGATGGAACACCGTCGTGCCGAAGAAAAGCTTAAGGAAAGTGAAGAGCGTTTTCGATCTCTTGCGGAAGCCTCCATGGGAGGGATAGGTATTCATGGTCGAGGGGTTATTCTTGAGTGTAATGAGGCTCTTTGCAGGATGACGGGGTACTCAAAAGAGGAACTCATCGGGATGAATGGGCTTCTCCTTATAGCTGAAGAGTCTCGAGAGGATGTGATGCAAAAGATTCTCTCAGGATATGAAAAGCCCTACGAGGCTGTAGGACTTCGCAGAGATGGAACAAAGTACCCCCTGCTTATTCAGGGCCGCAATGTTTATTATAAAGGGAAACTTGTGCGTTCTACAGAGTTTCGAGATCTTAGCGACATAAAACAAGCAGAAGAGGCTCTCAAAAAGAAAATAGCTGAGGAAGAGGTGCTGCTGAGAGAGGCATTTCATCGTATTAAAAATCACATAACGAATGTTGTGAGTCTTCTTTCTCTCCAGGCAAATGCGACAGAGAACCCGGAGGCAAAACAGTTCCTTCAGGAATCCATTGGGAGGGTAGAGAGTATTCGGGTTTTGTATGAAAATCTTTTGACGAAAGGGAGTTATCAGACGGTTTCTTTGAAAGCGTATATTGAAGAGGTGATTCGTCTGGTTTGTGATATTTTTGATGAGAAGAGAAGGATAAGACTGTCTCTTGATATCGCGGATGTTACGATTGCAGCCAAAAAGGCGGTATTTCTTGGGATTGTAATGAACGAACTTTTGACCAACGCGTATAAGTATGCTTTTCGAGGACGCGATTCGGGGGAGATTGCTGTTTCTATTCATGAGCACGATGGGAAAGTTTCTATGGTAGTACGTGATAATGGTGTGGGGATGGAGGAGAGGATGGATGCTTCTTCTCAAGGATTGGGAATAATGCTTGTTACTATGCTGGTAACTGAGCAACTCGGTGGAAAATACGAGAGAAAAGAAGACAATGGGACTGTCTGGGAGATTGAGTTTGTGTTGGAGGGATAA
- a CDS encoding ATP-binding protein yields MRLEDGREIQVKQLAKVDDSHALFNTHGMYYKEFPSDFSKVRAYTSYIIQYAPDLYKEVNLLEQQISEIVKNGIEHGNKMDPNKKIKVWFDFNKRAKVIVEDEGNGFPLMNEWNQFAIDRTICLVTQDFEHFADLIAWKGPESTEMDGGNALFAALEYWNGGFLYNQRGNRCVAVRYFPDNAEYRKYV; encoded by the coding sequence ATGAGACTCGAAGATGGACGAGAAATCCAGGTGAAACAACTCGCCAAAGTAGACGATAGCCATGCACTCTTTAACACCCATGGCATGTACTATAAAGAGTTTCCAAGTGACTTCTCCAAGGTAAGAGCGTACACTTCTTATATCATCCAATACGCGCCTGATCTCTACAAGGAAGTAAACCTGCTCGAACAGCAGATCAGTGAAATCGTCAAAAATGGTATCGAACACGGAAACAAAATGGATCCAAATAAAAAGATCAAAGTATGGTTTGACTTTAACAAACGGGCAAAGGTCATTGTGGAAGACGAGGGCAATGGATTTCCTTTAATGAACGAATGGAATCAATTTGCTATAGATAGAACTATCTGTCTGGTAACCCAGGACTTTGAGCATTTTGCCGATCTCATTGCGTGGAAAGGTCCAGAATCAACAGAAATGGACGGTGGAAACGCTCTTTTCGCCGCTCTCGAATACTGGAACGGTGGTTTTCTTTACAACCAGCGGGGAAATCGTTGTGTCGCCGTTCGATACTTCCCCGACAATGCGGAATACCGAAAGTATGTGTAA
- a CDS encoding CapA family protein, which produces MTSTIESSDPSSYPRESAVRIFLAGDVNFSRSITNLVERDIDPLLYVKRIIREADIAIVNLETTIATNGTPQTKTHVFRSPPEVLRFLTNAGVDIVSLANNHAMDYGAEAMFATRKHLQEYGILFTGAGSNWQDASRPLILTQKNITLAILCTGFQKPEELLATDKRPGTAGLRWKRILSLVTHLEKEVDYLIFFVHWGWEYVAPPLADEQISHAHALIDAGVDAIIGHHPHLIQGLEIYKGKPIFYSVGNFLFPQWEIKEARAAFAVVLDLQKTNTTIITHPYLIPIYRLSTTLQPIIAGGKEEEEVYQLVTSRSSLLGSNWILQKERKSWVPFWRVVPKP; this is translated from the coding sequence ATGACCAGTACCATAGAATCCTCTGATCCATCCTCATACCCCCGAGAAAGTGCTGTAAGGATTTTTTTGGCAGGAGATGTCAATTTTTCACGCTCCATTACCAATCTTGTAGAAAGAGACATTGATCCTCTCTTGTATGTGAAAAGAATCATAAGAGAGGCAGACATTGCCATTGTCAATCTTGAAACTACCATCGCCACCAACGGTACTCCTCAAACCAAAACCCATGTTTTTCGCAGCCCCCCTGAGGTTCTTCGTTTTCTCACCAATGCTGGTGTCGATATCGTGTCTCTTGCCAACAACCACGCAATGGACTATGGAGCAGAAGCGATGTTCGCCACGAGAAAACATCTCCAGGAGTATGGCATTCTTTTCACCGGAGCAGGGAGTAACTGGCAGGATGCCAGCCGTCCTCTCATACTCACCCAAAAAAACATCACTCTTGCCATCCTCTGTACGGGATTCCAGAAGCCTGAAGAGCTCCTCGCTACGGATAAACGTCCAGGAACTGCTGGCCTGAGATGGAAACGGATTCTCTCTCTGGTCACCCATCTGGAAAAAGAGGTGGATTATCTCATTTTTTTTGTTCACTGGGGATGGGAATACGTTGCCCCTCCGCTTGCCGATGAACAAATCTCTCATGCGCACGCTCTTATCGATGCCGGCGTGGACGCTATTATAGGTCACCATCCTCACCTTATCCAGGGATTGGAGATCTACAAAGGCAAACCTATCTTTTACAGTGTGGGAAACTTTCTTTTCCCCCAATGGGAAATCAAAGAAGCTCGCGCCGCTTTCGCGGTAGTACTCGATCTCCAAAAGACAAACACCACCATCATCACCCATCCCTACCTCATTCCCATCTACCGGCTTTCCACGACTCTTCAGCCTATCATAGCCGGTGGAAAAGAAGAAGAGGAGGTTTACCAGCTGGTTACCTCTCGTTCTTCTCTGCTGGGAAGCAACTGGATCCTCCAGAAAGAACGAAAATCCTGGGTGCCGTTCTGGAGAGTTGTCCCTAAACCCTGA